Proteins from one Arthrobacter sp. Soc17.1.1.1 genomic window:
- a CDS encoding electron transfer flavoprotein subunit beta/FixA family protein, translating into MDEATAGGLRIAVLVKHVPDAQFDRHIGGDDLTTVRTESILSELDEYALEAALQLVEAHGGPSAGHRITAITMGPAAAVAAVKKSLQIGADDGVHLTDEALNGSDASATSKALAALLRHTGPFDLVLTGMASTDGETSLVPAQLAERLELPQVTFAASLELVPGDSGWTLSARRDNDTYAETIEASLPALVSVTDQINEPRYPNFKGIMAAKKKQIEVLSLADIGVQQDEVGLAGSWTRVEAAAPRPPRSQGIVITDEGDAGVRLVDFLAGQKLL; encoded by the coding sequence ATGGACGAGGCCACAGCAGGAGGACTGCGCATCGCAGTCCTCGTCAAGCACGTTCCCGACGCCCAGTTCGACCGCCACATCGGCGGTGACGACCTGACGACGGTCCGGACGGAGAGCATCCTGTCCGAGCTGGACGAGTACGCCCTCGAAGCCGCCCTCCAACTCGTCGAGGCCCACGGGGGACCGTCCGCCGGACACCGCATCACGGCCATCACCATGGGACCCGCCGCAGCCGTCGCAGCGGTGAAGAAGTCGCTGCAGATCGGGGCCGACGACGGCGTCCACCTCACCGACGAGGCGCTCAACGGGTCCGACGCCTCTGCCACCTCCAAGGCGCTGGCCGCACTGCTGCGGCACACCGGACCGTTCGATCTCGTCCTGACCGGCATGGCGTCGACCGACGGTGAGACGTCGCTCGTCCCGGCGCAGCTCGCGGAACGGCTCGAGCTGCCGCAGGTGACCTTCGCGGCGTCGCTCGAGCTCGTCCCCGGTGACAGTGGCTGGACCCTCAGCGCACGACGCGACAACGACACCTACGCGGAGACCATCGAGGCGTCCCTGCCGGCGCTCGTCTCCGTCACCGACCAGATCAACGAGCCGCGCTACCCGAACTTCAAGGGCATCATGGCGGCCAAGAAGAAGCAGATCGAGGTCCTCTCACTGGCCGATATCGGCGTGCAGCAGGACGAGGTGGGCCTCGCCGGGTCCTGGACCCGTGTGGAGGCGGCGGCTCCGCGGCCGCCCCGCAGCCAGGGGATCGTGATCACGGACGAGGGCGACGCCGGCGTCCGGCTCGTCGACTTCCTCGCGGGACAGAAACTCCTCTAG
- a CDS encoding PIG-L deacetylase family protein: protein MTSDPAPSGPERVLVFAAHPDDIDFGASATIAGWTAAGVSVSYCILTDGDAGGFSAEDRPGVAALRRTEQRDAAALVGVTDVTFLGGPDGYLEPTDAVIREIVRRMREVRPDIVLSMHPERSWDRIQKSHPDHLACGEAVTRAVYPAVENPFAYPELEAAGLRSFRVPWLWFYGGPAHLENRFVDVTGLEELKIAAITAHRSQHPDVGRMQSRVRAILQENARRGGLPEGRSAEAFHVVGINTDETIAGF from the coding sequence ATGACTTCTGACCCGGCCCCGTCCGGCCCGGAGCGCGTGCTGGTGTTCGCCGCGCATCCCGACGACATCGACTTCGGCGCCTCCGCCACGATCGCCGGCTGGACCGCCGCCGGGGTGTCCGTCAGCTACTGCATCCTCACCGACGGCGACGCCGGCGGATTCTCGGCCGAGGACCGCCCCGGTGTCGCCGCCCTGCGGCGCACCGAGCAGCGCGACGCCGCCGCACTGGTGGGTGTCACCGATGTGACCTTCCTGGGCGGCCCCGACGGCTACCTCGAGCCGACGGACGCCGTGATCCGGGAGATCGTCCGGCGGATGCGCGAGGTGCGCCCGGATATCGTGCTGTCCATGCACCCCGAGCGGAGCTGGGACCGGATCCAGAAGAGCCACCCCGACCACCTCGCCTGTGGGGAGGCGGTGACGAGGGCCGTGTACCCGGCGGTGGAGAACCCGTTCGCGTACCCGGAGCTCGAGGCCGCCGGTCTCCGGAGCTTCCGTGTCCCCTGGCTGTGGTTCTACGGCGGGCCTGCCCACCTCGAGAACCGTTTCGTGGACGTGACCGGCCTGGAGGAGCTCAAGATCGCCGCCATCACGGCGCACCGGAGCCAGCACCCGGACGTCGGACGGATGCAGTCGAGGGTACGGGCCATCCTCCAGGAGAACGCCCGTCGGGGTGGGCTCCCCGAGGGACGCAGCGCCGAGGCCTTCCACGTGGTCGGCATCAACACGGACGAGACGATCGCGGGCTTCTAG
- a CDS encoding electron transfer flavoprotein subunit alpha/FixB family protein has protein sequence MTTVLVFLDHAGASLAKSERELLSLGASLGEVTVALAGDADQAYLDGVGAYGVQEVHRPEDAAVSEVLVAGKAAFLAETVRRTGAGIVLLGNSYEAKEIAARLGVRLEAGVITDVVGLADDLTATKSDFAGSYSVACRVTTDIAILTVKPNSVEAVEAGLPSSPREVPVPVDLPAAAARVTGRVDKPVSGRPELAEARVIVAGGRGVNGDFGPLEDLADALGGAVGASRAATDAGWIEHSAQIGQTGKTVSPQLYISAGISGAIQQKAGMQTSKVIVAINKDADSPVFEIADFGIVGDLFTVLPQATEEIRKRGL, from the coding sequence ATGACCACCGTCCTCGTTTTCCTCGACCACGCCGGGGCGAGCCTCGCCAAGAGCGAGCGCGAACTCCTGTCGCTCGGGGCGTCGCTCGGCGAGGTGACCGTGGCCCTCGCGGGCGACGCCGACCAGGCCTACCTCGACGGGGTGGGCGCGTACGGCGTGCAGGAGGTCCACCGGCCGGAGGACGCCGCCGTCTCCGAGGTGCTGGTCGCCGGGAAGGCCGCGTTCCTGGCGGAGACCGTCCGCCGGACCGGAGCGGGCATCGTGCTGCTCGGCAACTCCTACGAGGCGAAGGAGATCGCCGCGCGGCTCGGCGTCCGCCTCGAGGCCGGCGTCATCACGGACGTCGTCGGGCTGGCCGACGACCTGACGGCCACGAAGTCCGACTTCGCCGGCTCGTACAGCGTGGCGTGCCGCGTCACCACCGACATCGCGATCCTCACCGTGAAACCGAACAGCGTCGAGGCGGTCGAGGCGGGCCTGCCGTCGTCGCCGCGCGAGGTGCCCGTGCCCGTGGACCTGCCGGCCGCCGCCGCCCGGGTGACGGGCCGGGTGGACAAGCCCGTGAGCGGAAGGCCGGAACTCGCCGAGGCCCGCGTGATCGTCGCGGGCGGTCGCGGGGTGAACGGCGACTTCGGGCCGCTGGAGGATCTGGCCGACGCCCTGGGAGGCGCGGTGGGCGCGTCCCGAGCGGCCACCGACGCCGGCTGGATCGAGCACTCGGCGCAGATCGGCCAGACGGGCAAGACCGTGTCGCCGCAGCTGTACATCTCCGCGGGGATCTCCGGCGCGATCCAGCAGAAGGCCGGCATGCAGACCTCGAAGGTGATCGTGGCGATCAACAAGGACGCGGACTCGCCCGTCTTCGAGATCGCGGATTTCGGCATCGTGGGCGACCTCTTCACGGTGCTGCCGCAGGCCACCGAAGAGATCCGCAAGCGCGGCCTGTAG